One segment of bacterium BMS3Abin08 DNA contains the following:
- the nlpI gene encoding lipoprotein NlpI precursor, with product MAGLYKYTPALHDPETLKATLVGRTDELKTIERILRNAAGGGSLSHALLIGPKGIGKTHLLRIIYHSLKGEIDVMGIGKHRDKFVPVIFSEEEYVTGVFKFFLLTLKYLRTEAQDIELPESLRISAPIAEHDRELLITFIRTFRQKTGRILLLLVDNFNDIVESFTDEDQSLLRDILMTSQSVLLIGSAPTLFQAIINHEKPFYNFFETIWLHDISFEETKTLLKHFTEMEGREDLLRVIEKREDKLRTIYELAGGNPRLILSLYHIMAEVDVSSVEEAFQKMLDEMSPYFRERMKDLSPQQREIIDVISQAEELLTPTEVARVCLIPVNQVNAQIKRLEEMGCLQKVTGRKRKGVLYDVRERLFSLWRQMRVEAGRKRLRFIIRSLEIWFSREELHTYIDTTLSRMKDCLRTSPEGFQKELDRLWYLKEATAEYRGEVEELLMIKKGKPELALHVLKEKIEKDPDNAKTLGFLGLTYGELGRYEEAAEAFKKSIKLRPDYHVIWYNLGVIYSNLDRYEEAAEAYKKAIELRPDYLEAWNNLGVVYHATGKYKMAIKSLKKAIELKPNELPPWRNLLEVYLKQYTNASLRGRDTVAINHLKEAMKCISKAGGEDEVFDVFVSTFKEIVKKGRIDALKRALEEIDGSEYKTLREALSPFYVLVRYLEEKDESILQRLRQEERIIVNEMLKAVEKKKR from the coding sequence GGATTATACAAATACACACCGGCACTTCATGACCCTGAGACCCTAAAGGCAACCCTTGTGGGAAGAACCGATGAGTTAAAGACCATTGAGAGGATTTTAAGAAATGCCGCAGGTGGCGGGAGTCTTTCCCATGCCCTTCTGATAGGGCCAAAAGGCATAGGCAAGACACACCTGCTGAGAATAATCTATCACTCACTAAAGGGCGAGATTGACGTGATGGGTATCGGGAAACACAGGGATAAATTTGTCCCTGTGATATTTTCAGAGGAAGAGTATGTGACAGGTGTTTTCAAGTTCTTTCTCCTGACACTTAAATACCTACGGACAGAGGCACAGGATATAGAACTTCCGGAGTCTCTGAGGATTTCTGCTCCGATAGCGGAACATGACAGGGAACTACTTATAACATTCATCAGGACATTCAGGCAAAAAACCGGTCGCATTCTATTACTACTTGTCGATAACTTTAACGATATTGTTGAGTCTTTCACTGATGAAGACCAATCTCTCCTGAGGGATATATTGATGACCTCTCAAAGTGTTCTTCTCATCGGTAGTGCGCCCACCCTGTTTCAGGCAATTATAAATCATGAAAAACCTTTTTATAACTTTTTCGAGACGATATGGCTTCACGACATAAGCTTTGAAGAGACAAAGACACTACTCAAGCATTTTACTGAAATGGAAGGGCGGGAAGACCTGTTAAGGGTTATAGAAAAAAGAGAGGACAAGTTGAGAACGATATACGAACTCGCAGGCGGTAATCCGAGGCTGATACTCAGCCTCTATCACATAATGGCGGAGGTGGACGTAAGTTCTGTTGAGGAAGCCTTCCAGAAGATGCTTGACGAGATGTCTCCTTACTTCAGGGAGCGCATGAAAGACCTTTCTCCCCAGCAGAGGGAGATTATTGATGTGATTTCACAGGCAGAGGAACTTTTAACCCCTACTGAAGTAGCCCGGGTCTGCCTGATTCCCGTCAATCAGGTCAATGCCCAGATTAAGAGGCTTGAGGAGATGGGGTGTCTGCAGAAGGTGACGGGCAGAAAAAGAAAAGGGGTGCTCTACGATGTGAGGGAGAGGCTCTTCAGCCTCTGGAGGCAGATGAGGGTTGAGGCGGGAAGAAAGAGACTCCGGTTTATCATAAGGTCCCTTGAGATATGGTTTTCCAGGGAGGAACTTCATACATATATTGACACGACTCTTTCCAGGATGAAGGACTGTCTTCGGACTTCTCCCGAGGGCTTTCAGAAGGAGCTTGACAGGCTCTGGTACCTTAAAGAGGCAACTGCTGAATACAGAGGGGAAGTCGAGGAACTTTTGATGATTAAAAAAGGTAAGCCTGAACTCGCCCTGCATGTTCTTAAGGAAAAGATTGAAAAAGACCCTGATAATGCTAAGACTTTGGGTTTCCTTGGACTTACCTATGGAGAACTTGGCAGATATGAGGAAGCAGCAGAGGCATTCAAGAAGTCGATTAAACTGAGGCCTGACTACCATGTGATATGGTATAACCTTGGAGTTATCTACAGCAACCTTGACAGATATGAGGAGGCAGCAGAGGCATACAAAAAGGCAATTGAACTCAGACCTGACTACCTTGAGGCATGGAATAACCTTGGAGTAGTTTATCATGCAACTGGTAAATACAAGATGGCGATTAAGTCTCTCAAAAAGGCTATTGAATTAAAGCCCAACGAACTCCCACCATGGAGAAACCTTTTAGAAGTATATCTGAAACAGTATACCAATGCCTCATTAAGGGGAAGAGATACTGTGGCAATTAATCATCTGAAGGAGGCAATGAAGTGCATCTCAAAGGCCGGGGGAGAGGATGAGGTATTTGATGTATTTGTATCTACGTTCAAGGAGATTGTGAAAAAGGGCAGGATTGATGCGCTTAAAAGGGCGCTTGAGGAGATTGACGGCTCTGAATATAAGACCCTGAGAGAGGCGCTTTCACCTTTCTATGTACTGGTGAGATACCTTGAGGAAAAAGACGAATCCATACTCCAGAGGCTCAGGCAGGAAGAGAGAATCATAGTTAATGAAATGCTCAAGGCTGTAGAGAAGAAGAAAAGGTGA
- the csoR gene encoding copper-sensing transcriptional repressor CsoR, giving the protein MKKRDNKEMKQLTTHEEQLVFLRRIEGQIRGVQKMIEEKRYCVDILTQLHSVIGAILRVESEILRKHLEGCVTHALKGDSEVEKQKKIEEIVDLVTKFRKTT; this is encoded by the coding sequence ATGAAAAAAAGAGATAATAAAGAGATGAAGCAGCTTACAACCCATGAAGAACAATTGGTTTTCCTGAGGAGAATCGAGGGGCAGATACGCGGGGTGCAAAAGATGATCGAGGAAAAGAGATATTGTGTGGACATTCTGACGCAATTACATTCCGTCATCGGGGCTATATTACGGGTTGAGAGTGAGATATTACGAAAACATCTTGAGGGTTGTGTTACCCACGCCCTAAAAGGCGATTCAGAGGTTGAAAAACAAAAAAAGATTGAAGAGATTGTGGATTTAGTTACAAAGTTTAGAAAAACCACTTAG
- a CDS encoding cytochrome c, producing the protein MLSIFKKTGSYQLPVLLVGLGLVGLIVAGCTQEPVKKQDATLAPAAASTVLIEKGKKLYDSLCSECHGRNGEGIPGDAPPLVGLVGSRVELTNGTTVTADDAYLLRCIAKPETEVVKGYSAMPHLGVSDADAKALIEYIKSLK; encoded by the coding sequence ATGCTGAGTATATTCAAAAAAACAGGTTCATATCAACTGCCGGTCCTGCTTGTGGGGTTGGGTTTGGTGGGTCTGATAGTAGCAGGATGCACACAGGAGCCGGTAAAAAAACAGGATGCCACCCTCGCACCGGCAGCAGCGTCCACGGTGTTAATAGAAAAAGGAAAGAAGCTTTACGATAGTCTGTGCAGCGAGTGTCATGGCCGAAATGGCGAAGGTATTCCTGGTGATGCACCTCCTCTGGTGGGTCTTGTGGGGTCCCGTGTCGAACTAACGAATGGGACAACGGTAACGGCTGACGATGCCTATCTTCTTCGGTGCATTGCAAAACCCGAGACAGAAGTTGTCAAGGGTTACAGTGCCATGCCGCATCTTGGTGTTAGCGATGCCGATGCAAAGGCTTTGATAGAGTATATTAAATCCTTGAAGTGA
- a CDS encoding hypothetical protein (disulfide bond isomerase protein N-terminus): MFKKMGLKSVVVLLLASIFMLQGIRNSAFGANKEVLTEEGAREVLKGVIPDVKILSVGPAPVEGLWEVTMESRGKKFILYIDSAKKNIVSGSIINIATRINLTKKKFNEINRIDISLIPLEDALVMGDPRAKYKVIVFDDPD; this comes from the coding sequence ATGTTTAAGAAGATGGGACTTAAATCGGTAGTTGTTTTACTTTTAGCCTCGATATTCATGCTTCAGGGCATCCGGAATAGTGCTTTTGGCGCAAACAAAGAGGTCCTGACAGAAGAAGGAGCGAGAGAGGTGCTGAAAGGAGTCATTCCTGATGTTAAAATACTCTCTGTAGGGCCGGCTCCTGTAGAGGGGTTGTGGGAAGTCACCATGGAGAGCAGAGGTAAAAAGTTTATACTCTATATCGATTCTGCAAAAAAGAATATCGTCTCAGGTTCCATAATAAATATAGCGACAAGAATCAATCTGACAAAAAAGAAGTTTAATGAGATAAATAGAATAGACATCTCTCTGATACCCCTTGAGGATGCCCTCGTTATGGGTGACCCCAGGGCCAAATATAAGGTCATAGTCTTTGATGACCCCGATTGA
- a CDS encoding protein disulfide isomerase II DsbC, whose translation MKQIIKKRKDIVFYLKMLPIRQLHPQAYDKAKTIVCEKSNEKAIKLLEDVYAKKEIPKPSCDTKAVDENIKLARKLGINATPTLIFDDGRIVSGTMKAEKLIKLIENK comes from the coding sequence ATGAAGCAGATCATTAAAAAGAGAAAAGACATCGTTTTTTATTTAAAGATGTTACCGATCCGGCAGCTACATCCTCAGGCCTATGATAAGGCAAAGACAATTGTCTGTGAGAAGTCCAATGAGAAGGCCATTAAGCTGCTTGAAGATGTTTATGCCAAAAAAGAGATACCCAAACCTTCCTGTGATACAAAGGCTGTGGATGAAAATATAAAGCTTGCGAGGAAACTCGGAATAAACGCTACTCCAACCCTTATTTTTGACGACGGACGTATAGTGAGTGGAACAATGAAGGCAGAAAAGCTTATAAAGCTGATAGAGAATAAATAG
- the copZ gene encoding copper chaperone CopZ encodes MAEITLKIDGMTCQHCVKRVKKAIDGIEGVSSSEVDIGSARVIYDDSKTGREAMEKAVQDVGYRVI; translated from the coding sequence ATGGCTGAAATCACTTTGAAAATCGATGGTATGACCTGTCAGCACTGTGTTAAGAGGGTGAAGAAGGCGATTGACGGTATTGAGGGGGTCAGCTCTTCAGAGGTTGATATAGGTTCTGCAAGGGTTATTTATGACGATTCAAAGACAGGCAGGGAAGCCATGGAAAAGGCGGTTCAGGATGTAGGCTACAGGGTTATATAA
- the yccM_2 gene encoding putative electron transport protein YccM, protein MYKRYTVIMLLTLIVLLSQPGWVYACGGKDVILSEDPALVVQNDRFDDQGNLLIQKSKANISPALAQAIVTGFLKKAMSDPPLPLTFRKLEKVHGKLIYQFQSQPLSDYNGKYHLGPVNFIVDRLVLDVDAATGNLYLANGCGAAPGQLLYKYNPSDFKAMTTSIQPTLISNNTNFIARRTGNSIKIDGRIGPEEWKNTGHKYFYLGTYKPHAPSQPHRKAYYYAEVWSQIDDGNIYFAVKTDTPYWVALMFKDEPNLGMLGSYRDAKVMKSNGEISDRYFTQRKDKSFYLAFDKKDHILSKGSYQGDFYTYEFAFPLKSNDPEDVAFEEGKAYNMLLLVGNTLDHYGIFTLNKAHANHDHSRNNKEHTDVWASNEETIRIGSPADRDIYGNPVRPVLASYVSGFDPAKDNNHFHYAGASIQDFNKRASKTRFISWLSVILSLFGAGIIMIRFRSSPPDRIKQAAGGRDLLKIKWFRRLVTYKYFRYIFIIPTLAVFLLIIYLGFFDIQDGRRNIATVFTWTLWWSLLIFSFIIAGRLWCMMCPFAALGDLSQKFISLNRKLPRRLQNMGFQTLAFVLLTWAFAITAFSSKPVITAVVIVSILIAAVIFSMIYQRRSFCRHICPIGAVIGIYSMVSPIELRAAKEDRCTAHGEKTCRDACPMLESPYQMDNNVYCNFCMKCQPACPSRNLSLRLRTFGKDIYDSLHKSCSEALASLFLLGVVIVETLAMTSSWRPLKATLGIWTGISSPALLYSIIFFFVVLLPVGIFYLICYILKLWLGKEQFRTQGLFTEFAFLFIPMGIALHLAHNIQHLFIEGPIVVPATVRFLQGIGIGTSLFLNWNPPPLLGLEPIFFIQMSIIVGGLGFTMFVMYRKLRRFRWPLKQAYKTVVVMSLYALIVVLTSIYMLGLPMSVRHVH, encoded by the coding sequence ATGTACAAAAGATACACGGTAATTATGCTTTTGACTCTGATAGTCCTCCTCTCTCAACCCGGTTGGGTATATGCCTGCGGGGGTAAGGATGTCATTCTCTCAGAAGACCCTGCGCTGGTAGTCCAAAACGACCGGTTTGATGATCAGGGGAATCTTTTAATACAAAAATCCAAGGCGAATATCTCACCGGCACTTGCTCAGGCGATTGTAACAGGGTTCCTTAAGAAGGCCATGTCTGATCCGCCATTGCCTCTGACATTCCGCAAGCTGGAAAAGGTTCATGGGAAACTCATATATCAGTTTCAATCACAACCTCTTTCTGATTATAATGGAAAGTACCATCTCGGACCGGTAAATTTCATAGTAGATCGGCTTGTACTCGACGTCGATGCCGCGACAGGTAACCTCTATCTTGCCAATGGCTGTGGAGCAGCTCCGGGCCAGCTCCTTTACAAATACAATCCGTCTGATTTCAAGGCCATGACAACCTCTATTCAACCCACGCTGATTTCCAATAACACAAATTTTATAGCCCGAAGGACAGGTAATTCCATCAAGATAGACGGCAGAATAGGGCCTGAAGAATGGAAGAACACCGGACATAAGTACTTTTACCTGGGAACATATAAACCTCACGCACCTTCGCAGCCACACCGGAAAGCCTACTACTATGCTGAGGTCTGGTCACAGATTGACGACGGAAACATCTATTTCGCCGTAAAGACCGACACCCCTTACTGGGTTGCCCTGATGTTCAAAGACGAGCCGAATCTCGGTATGCTGGGGTCTTACAGGGATGCCAAGGTTATGAAATCAAACGGTGAGATAAGCGACAGGTATTTCACGCAGCGTAAGGACAAGAGCTTCTATCTCGCATTTGACAAAAAAGACCATATCCTGTCGAAAGGCAGTTATCAGGGGGATTTTTATACCTATGAATTTGCCTTTCCCCTGAAGTCCAATGACCCTGAGGACGTGGCATTCGAGGAAGGAAAGGCCTATAATATGCTCCTCCTCGTGGGTAATACGCTGGATCATTACGGGATCTTCACCCTGAATAAGGCTCATGCCAATCACGACCATTCCAGGAATAACAAGGAACATACGGATGTCTGGGCAAGCAACGAGGAGACTATACGCATCGGCTCACCGGCTGACAGGGATATCTACGGCAACCCTGTAAGGCCTGTACTTGCAAGCTATGTCTCGGGATTTGATCCGGCCAAGGATAATAACCACTTCCATTATGCAGGGGCATCTATACAGGATTTTAATAAGCGGGCTTCGAAAACCCGTTTTATCAGTTGGCTTTCGGTTATCCTGAGCCTTTTTGGAGCAGGGATCATAATGATCCGTTTCAGGTCCTCCCCTCCTGATCGGATAAAGCAGGCTGCAGGGGGAAGAGACCTCCTGAAAATAAAATGGTTTAGGCGCCTTGTCACCTATAAGTATTTCAGGTATATCTTCATTATTCCTACCCTTGCCGTTTTCCTGCTAATTATCTATCTCGGTTTCTTCGATATTCAGGACGGACGAAGGAACATAGCTACAGTATTTACATGGACCCTCTGGTGGAGCCTTCTCATCTTCAGTTTTATTATTGCAGGGCGTTTATGGTGCATGATGTGCCCCTTTGCAGCCCTGGGAGACCTGTCTCAGAAGTTCATCTCCCTGAACCGGAAACTACCGCGCCGGCTGCAGAATATGGGATTTCAGACCCTTGCCTTTGTACTCCTGACATGGGCTTTTGCCATTACGGCCTTTTCCAGTAAGCCAGTGATTACCGCTGTTGTGATCGTTTCCATCCTGATAGCAGCCGTGATCTTCAGTATGATCTATCAGCGACGCTCCTTCTGCCGCCATATCTGTCCTATCGGGGCTGTTATAGGGATATATTCGATGGTCTCACCAATCGAGCTGCGTGCCGCCAAGGAAGACCGCTGTACCGCTCACGGGGAAAAGACATGCAGGGATGCATGCCCCATGCTGGAATCTCCCTACCAAATGGATAACAACGTGTACTGCAATTTCTGCATGAAGTGTCAACCAGCCTGTCCCAGCCGTAATCTGAGTCTTCGCCTCAGGACGTTCGGCAAAGATATCTATGACAGCCTTCATAAATCATGCTCGGAAGCCCTGGCATCCTTATTTCTGCTGGGAGTGGTTATTGTAGAGACCCTTGCCATGACCTCTTCCTGGCGGCCTCTAAAAGCTACACTGGGTATCTGGACAGGGATCAGCTCACCCGCATTGCTCTATTCGATCATCTTTTTCTTTGTCGTTTTACTGCCTGTAGGGATTTTTTATCTCATCTGCTACATCCTGAAGTTATGGCTGGGGAAGGAGCAGTTCCGGACCCAGGGGCTGTTTACAGAGTTTGCGTTTCTTTTTATTCCAATGGGAATAGCCCTTCATCTTGCGCACAATATCCAGCATCTTTTTATTGAAGGGCCTATTGTGGTTCCTGCCACTGTACGTTTCCTCCAGGGTATTGGTATCGGAACATCCCTGTTTCTCAACTGGAACCCACCGCCTTTGTTGGGGTTGGAACCGATCTTCTTCATCCAGATGAGCATAATAGTAGGAGGTCTCGGCTTTACAATGTTTGTAATGTATCGCAAGCTCAGACGTTTTCGTTGGCCCTTGAAACAGGCGTATAAGACGGTCGTTGTGATGTCCCTTTACGCACTGATTGTTGTGCTTACCAGTATTTATATGCTGGGTCTGCCTATGAGTGTAAGGCACGTGCATTAG
- a CDS encoding thiol-disulfide oxidoreductase, with product MSRKLLYITIGLLLLLAGIYAGLKDWTGRPENAFASKVATVVNVSGLMKAANIFPSADFRKAPDFDLLSLDGRSVQLSQYRGKVVLISFWTTW from the coding sequence ATGAGCAGGAAACTACTCTATATCACTATTGGCCTCCTTCTCCTTCTCGCAGGTATATATGCAGGGCTGAAGGATTGGACCGGAAGGCCGGAAAACGCCTTTGCTTCCAAAGTGGCAACAGTCGTCAACGTTTCCGGCCTTATGAAGGCGGCAAATATCTTTCCCTCTGCCGACTTTCGGAAGGCCCCTGATTTCGACTTGCTCTCATTGGATGGCAGGAGTGTTCAGCTTAGCCAATATCGTGGAAAGGTAGTCCTCATCAGCTTCTGGACCACGTGGTGA
- the resA_8 gene encoding thiol-disulfide oxidoreductase ResA — MPSLENLYQHFKGAPFALLAINVKEKREVVQRFFSSKGLSFPVLSDEDGQVTALYGVRSHPMQFLIDARGNLIGIASGYREWDTDEMKALIRALINMK, encoded by the coding sequence TTGCCTTCCCTGGAAAACCTGTACCAGCATTTCAAAGGGGCGCCCTTTGCCCTTCTGGCCATAAATGTAAAAGAGAAGAGGGAGGTTGTTCAGAGGTTTTTTAGCAGTAAGGGACTCTCTTTTCCGGTCTTATCGGATGAGGATGGTCAAGTGACCGCCCTATATGGCGTCCGGTCTCACCCGATGCAGTTCCTGATCGATGCCAGGGGAAATTTAATCGGGATTGCATCCGGTTATAGAGAATGGGACACGGATGAAATGAAAGCACTGATTCGGGCGTTAATCAATATGAAGTGA
- the cbiO_2 gene encoding cobalt import ATP-binding protein CbiO, whose amino-acid sequence MIELQDLSFTYPYGKSVFNDLNFSLKRGKRIGLVGPNGAGKTTLFHLIVGLLKPDSGEVRILGKRRKDEEDFIEVRQRIGLLFQDSDDQLFSPTVEEDIAFGPLNLGKTHEQARLVVQKTCEILGLKGFEKKVTYRLSGGEKRLVALATVVAMDPECFLLDEPTAGLDEATRGRFLKYLKGHADTYIIISHDRELLKEATDKLYRLNDGKITPV is encoded by the coding sequence TTGATAGAACTACAGGATCTAAGCTTTACTTACCCTTACGGAAAGAGCGTATTTAATGACTTGAATTTCTCTCTAAAGAGGGGGAAACGGATTGGGCTGGTTGGTCCCAACGGAGCTGGAAAAACCACATTGTTCCATCTTATTGTGGGGTTATTAAAACCTGACTCCGGAGAGGTAAGGATATTAGGAAAGAGACGAAAAGACGAAGAGGACTTCATCGAGGTCAGGCAGAGGATAGGCTTACTGTTTCAGGACTCTGATGACCAGCTCTTCAGCCCGACTGTTGAAGAAGATATAGCCTTTGGTCCATTGAACCTTGGTAAAACCCATGAACAAGCGAGACTTGTTGTACAGAAAACATGCGAGATTCTTGGCCTTAAAGGATTTGAAAAAAAAGTCACTTACCGACTCTCCGGCGGAGAGAAGAGGCTTGTTGCCCTTGCTACTGTTGTGGCAATGGACCCTGAATGTTTTCTGCTTGATGAACCAACTGCAGGGCTTGACGAGGCAACAAGGGGGAGATTTTTAAAGTACCTGAAAGGGCATGCAGACACTTATATAATTATATCCCATGACCGGGAACTATTAAAGGAAGCAACTGATAAGCTGTACCGTCTGAACGACGGCAAAATCACCCCGGTTTAA
- the ecfT_3 gene encoding energy-coupling factor transporter transmembrane protein EcfT, with translation MHLEEFAEGNSFLHRLDPRVKFLTIIPYILVIAIMHGQKGPLAALAFSTLLVALARLDMKKLINRLVVVNVFVFLLWAFIPFSYPGETVFHIGPLTATREGMLYTLSITLKTNAIVLATIAILGTSEIFSLAHALVHLKVPDKLVPLFFFFYRYISVLHGEYGRLRNAMIIRCFRAGTNMHTYRTYAYLVGMLIVKSYERSQRIYQAMLCRGFKGRFPVMTHFRLRKGDVVFGLSMAAVTVLLVII, from the coding sequence ATGCATCTTGAAGAATTCGCAGAAGGCAACTCATTTTTACACAGGCTCGACCCGAGGGTAAAGTTCCTGACCATAATACCCTATATCCTCGTCATTGCCATTATGCATGGACAAAAGGGGCCACTTGCAGCTCTGGCCTTCTCAACCCTGTTGGTAGCCCTCGCAAGGCTCGACATGAAAAAACTCATCAACAGGCTTGTTGTCGTAAATGTGTTTGTATTTTTACTGTGGGCCTTTATCCCCTTCAGTTATCCTGGAGAGACGGTCTTTCATATAGGTCCCCTGACAGCTACCCGGGAGGGCATGCTCTATACCCTTTCCATTACATTGAAGACCAACGCCATAGTGCTTGCAACGATAGCCATCCTTGGCACTTCGGAAATCTTCTCACTTGCCCATGCACTTGTTCACCTGAAGGTGCCTGATAAGCTTGTTCCTTTGTTTTTTTTCTTTTACCGGTATATAAGCGTCTTGCACGGGGAATACGGAAGATTAAGAAATGCCATGATAATACGCTGTTTCAGGGCAGGCACGAATATGCATACATACAGGACATATGCTTATCTTGTAGGAATGCTGATTGTTAAGAGCTATGAACGATCTCAGAGGATTTACCAGGCAATGCTTTGCAGGGGCTTTAAGGGCAGGTTTCCTGTAATGACCCATTTCAGGCTCAGGAAAGGAGATGTGGTATTCGGTTTGTCGATGGCTGCGGTAACGGTTTTGTTGGTGATTATTTAG
- the nikMN_2 gene encoding fused nickel transport protein NikMN, translating into MHISEGVLSAPVLVTGALLAAGGVAIGLKKMDYEKIPEVAVLSSAFFVASLIHVPIGPSSVHLILNGLLGILLGWMAFPSILVALTLHAVLFQFGGLTSLGVNTVTMATPGVIAYYFFNLPIRKGNNIVSAVSGFAAGVTGVGIGAILVAIALISTGESFLGVAKLIVVAHIPVMVIEGIITAFCVIFLKKVKPEILEVGK; encoded by the coding sequence ATGCATATATCAGAGGGAGTTCTGTCGGCACCTGTCCTTGTGACAGGTGCCCTGCTTGCCGCAGGTGGTGTAGCAATAGGACTGAAGAAGATGGATTACGAGAAGATACCGGAGGTGGCAGTCCTTTCGTCTGCCTTCTTTGTTGCCTCACTAATACATGTGCCTATAGGGCCATCAAGTGTTCACCTGATTCTGAACGGGCTTTTGGGAATACTGCTTGGCTGGATGGCATTCCCTTCCATCCTTGTTGCCCTAACACTGCATGCGGTCCTCTTTCAGTTTGGAGGACTCACATCACTCGGCGTCAATACAGTCACAATGGCGACCCCGGGGGTCATAGCCTACTACTTCTTTAACCTGCCGATACGGAAGGGTAATAACATTGTAAGTGCCGTTTCAGGCTTTGCTGCAGGTGTCACCGGCGTTGGCATTGGAGCCATCCTTGTTGCCATAGCTCTCATAAGCACAGGAGAGAGCTTCCTTGGCGTGGCAAAACTCATAGTAGTCGCGCATATACCGGTAATGGTAATTGAGGGCATTATCACGGCCTTTTGTGTTATATTTTTGAAAAAAGTAAAACCGGAAATACTGGAGGTGGGGAAGTGA